A genomic segment from Coccinella septempunctata chromosome 3, icCocSept1.1, whole genome shotgun sequence encodes:
- the LOC123310561 gene encoding uncharacterized protein LOC123310561 has translation MMGVLWILFLLAGANANTEYLTAFLDNLNSNNNSCDFTIKGRKYEIDGMKPCNLLYTAFQRPTRVSLEITDGKHISVGFSDDNHLARWRSWILERESFHYQMEGIVRNVFIEYKDYELCYIAVDTGNKKIRNNNEYQITRDPNVCNTAMLAFYANQTIKMVGSVELRRNIPNTIIDFKYSHCSEQLPPAIANKES, from the coding sequence ATGATGGGAGTCCTCTGGATTCTGTTTTTACTAGCCGGTGCCAACGCCAACACCGAATATCTGACTGCATTCCTAGATAACCTGAATTCTAACAACAACTCTTGTGATTTCACTATAAAAggaagaaaatatgaaattgatgGAATGAAACCTTGTAATTTATTGTACACAGCTTTCCAACGCCCAACTAGAGTTAGTCTTGAGATAACTGATGGAAAACACATAAGTGTTGGCTTTTCGGATGACAATCACTTAGCTCGTTGGCGTTCGTGGATATTGGAAAGAGAGTCGTTCCATTATCAAATGGAAGGAATAGTTAGAAATGTTTTCATTGAATATAAAGATTATGAACTATGTTACATCGCAGTCGACACTGGaaacaaaaaaataagaaaCAATAATGAGTATCAAATAACTAGAGATCCAAATGTATGTAACACGGCAATGTTGGCATTTTATGCCAATCAGACAATTAAAATGGTAGGTTCCGTAGAACTGAGGAGAAATATCCCCAATACTATCATTGATTTCAAGTATAGCCACTGTTCTGAACAACTACCGCCTGCGATTGCTAATAAAGAGTCGTAA